In the genome of Bradyrhizobium sp. CIAT3101, one region contains:
- a CDS encoding TonB-dependent receptor: MGLAVAPRSLRAIAARNSFELDGNSGKAVSAVAGLIAVASVSGGAQAQQSSLPPVNVDAPVERSRPAASKPTPEQVRARNALRRAAQRQQAQQQAAAAAPAPAGAVDRNPYADPAAPYKVDHVQASGKFPEPMLNTPKTITVLSKEVLEDKNATTLKEIGRSTAGVTLGSGEGGNAFGDRFFIRGFDARNDVFIDGIRDPAVSIRENFFTEQIEILRGPASSYAGRGTAGGAINIVTKQAGDVNFKRMDTEFGTDRTKRVTLDVNQVVDPTFSVRTGGLFQDANVAGRNYVTDDRWGTFLSTKYTPTNDIKITTNYVHTDLSGLPDFGVPYYKQGNVPVTSAGIPRGTWYGFLNRDFQTARQDFGTGTAEYKVNEAITLTSKVRGEHSLLNYIGTLPQNPVTTNINPLLWTTTASAQSRYQTVDVWANQNEATFKLDTGGIKHTAVFGVEYTNENISIDRYSGLASELAGSGFTSNGALSGINLYNPQSAYVGGFGTPTLTGNPTRYGVNTSSVYVMDTANWQDTVIVNGGIRYDGYNMSSSTNAAYLKMNSDLVNYNVGLVYKPMSIGSIYAAYATSANPFGSELDATGTDYGGVPANTTVLLGPERNKAAEVGTKWELADRHLLVSAALFQTTKDNARETNAAGLLTSGAAYKIQGIDIEAEGKITDRWSIFGGLVLMQSKVTQSNIASNLGLQLANVAHQSFSMLTKYKFDGDWEVGGQAVYRSKVYGGTFAANTGNELPSYWRFDAFVEKKIDKNWTMKFYAQNLTNKLYYDTLYRSAVPFVAVAPGRAFYIVTTAKF; encoded by the coding sequence ATGGGGCTGGCGGTGGCTCCGCGATCGTTGCGTGCGATCGCGGCAAGGAATTCGTTTGAACTCGATGGCAATTCCGGCAAGGCGGTGTCCGCCGTCGCCGGCCTGATTGCAGTGGCGTCGGTCTCGGGCGGCGCACAGGCGCAGCAGTCGAGCCTGCCGCCGGTGAATGTCGATGCGCCGGTCGAGCGTTCGCGTCCGGCAGCCTCCAAGCCGACGCCGGAGCAGGTCCGTGCACGCAACGCGCTTCGCCGCGCCGCGCAGCGCCAGCAGGCGCAGCAGCAGGCCGCCGCCGCGGCACCGGCCCCGGCCGGTGCAGTGGATCGCAATCCCTATGCCGATCCGGCTGCGCCCTACAAGGTCGACCACGTCCAGGCCTCCGGCAAGTTTCCCGAGCCGATGCTGAACACGCCGAAGACGATCACGGTGCTCAGCAAGGAAGTGCTCGAGGACAAGAACGCGACGACGCTGAAGGAGATCGGTCGCTCGACCGCCGGCGTGACGCTGGGGTCGGGCGAGGGCGGCAACGCCTTCGGCGACCGCTTCTTCATCCGCGGCTTCGACGCGCGCAACGACGTCTTCATCGACGGCATCCGCGATCCCGCCGTGTCGATCCGCGAGAACTTCTTCACCGAGCAGATCGAGATCCTGCGCGGACCGGCATCGTCCTATGCCGGCCGCGGCACCGCCGGCGGCGCCATCAATATCGTCACCAAGCAGGCCGGCGACGTCAACTTCAAGCGGATGGATACCGAGTTCGGCACCGACCGGACCAAGCGGGTCACGCTCGACGTCAACCAGGTCGTCGATCCGACCTTCTCGGTGCGCACCGGCGGCCTGTTCCAGGACGCCAATGTCGCCGGCCGCAACTACGTGACCGACGATCGCTGGGGCACGTTCCTGTCGACCAAGTATACCCCGACCAACGACATCAAGATCACGACGAACTACGTCCACACCGATCTCAGCGGTCTGCCCGATTTCGGCGTGCCTTATTACAAGCAGGGCAACGTGCCGGTGACGTCGGCCGGCATTCCGCGCGGGACCTGGTACGGCTTCCTCAACCGCGACTTCCAGACCGCGCGGCAGGATTTCGGCACCGGGACGGCGGAGTACAAGGTCAACGAAGCCATCACGCTGACCAGCAAGGTGCGCGGCGAGCATTCGCTGCTGAACTATATCGGCACGCTGCCGCAGAACCCGGTGACGACCAACATCAATCCGCTGCTCTGGACCACGACGGCGAGCGCGCAGAGCCGCTACCAGACGGTGGACGTGTGGGCCAACCAGAACGAGGCCACGTTCAAGCTCGACACCGGCGGGATCAAGCACACCGCGGTGTTCGGCGTCGAATACACCAACGAGAACATCTCGATCGATCGTTACTCGGGTCTTGCATCGGAGCTGGCCGGCTCCGGCTTCACGAGCAACGGGGCTCTCTCGGGGATCAATCTCTACAACCCTCAGTCCGCTTACGTCGGTGGCTTCGGCACACCGACGCTGACGGGCAATCCGACGCGCTATGGCGTCAACACCAGCAGTGTCTATGTCATGGACACCGCGAACTGGCAGGACACCGTCATCGTCAATGGCGGCATCCGCTACGACGGCTACAACATGAGCTCGTCGACCAATGCGGCCTATCTGAAAATGAACTCCGATCTGGTCAACTATAACGTCGGCCTGGTCTACAAGCCGATGTCGATCGGCAGCATCTATGCGGCCTACGCGACCTCGGCCAATCCGTTCGGCTCGGAGCTCGACGCGACCGGCACCGATTACGGTGGCGTTCCCGCCAACACGACCGTTCTGCTCGGGCCCGAACGCAACAAGGCGGCGGAGGTCGGCACCAAGTGGGAACTCGCCGATCGTCACCTGCTGGTCTCTGCGGCGCTGTTCCAGACCACGAAGGACAATGCGCGCGAGACCAACGCTGCGGGCCTCCTCACCTCGGGCGCGGCCTACAAGATCCAGGGCATCGACATCGAGGCCGAGGGCAAGATCACCGATCGATGGAGCATCTTCGGCGGCCTGGTGCTGATGCAGTCCAAGGTCACGCAGAGCAACATCGCCTCCAACCTCGGCCTGCAGCTTGCCAACGTCGCCCACCAGTCGTTCAGCATGCTGACCAAGTACAAGTTCGACGGCGATTGGGAAGTCGGCGGGCAGGCGGTGTATCGCTCCAAGGTCTATGGCGGCACGTTCGCGGCCAACACCGGCAACGAGCTGCCGAGCTACTGGCGCTTCGATGCGTTCGTCGAGAAGAAGATCGACAAGAACTGGACCATGAAGTTCTACGCCCAGAACCTCACCAACAAGCTCTACTACGACACGCTCTATCGCAGCGCCGTGCCGTTCGTCGCGGTCGCGCCGGGGCGGGCGTTCTACATCGTCACGACGGCCAAGTTCTGA
- the exbB gene encoding tonB-system energizer ExbB — MKITSFQASFAAAVLLTATWLAAPVSAQTQTQPAAPARPVAAPAPVAAQPAPAAPAVAAQPNVAAPAPSTAAPAVAAPAAAAPSATEATIAPASEAAPKAGIAPAMKELSPWVMFMSADIIVKAVMIGLAFASLVTWTVFIAKSIELSVASAKLRSALKKIAEVRSLAEAQMALGTKQGILPSFLAAALREARMSAGLSSDTGIKERAASSFAEIVRAEQRRIRIGMGFLATIGSTSPFVGLFGTVWGIMNSFIGISKSQTTNLAVVAPGIAEALLATAIGLVAAIPAVIIYNHFSRVTKGYLELVSRASGAAARLLSRDLDRSHGSAHSRAAE, encoded by the coding sequence ATGAAGATCACATCTTTCCAAGCAAGCTTCGCTGCAGCCGTGCTGCTGACGGCCACCTGGCTCGCAGCTCCTGTTTCTGCCCAGACACAAACCCAGCCGGCCGCGCCGGCACGGCCCGTTGCGGCGCCGGCACCCGTGGCGGCCCAGCCGGCTCCGGCTGCTCCCGCAGTTGCGGCACAGCCGAATGTTGCGGCGCCCGCGCCGTCGACGGCCGCCCCCGCGGTGGCTGCGCCCGCGGCCGCCGCGCCCAGCGCGACCGAGGCTACCATCGCCCCCGCATCCGAGGCGGCGCCGAAGGCCGGTATCGCGCCGGCCATGAAGGAATTGTCGCCCTGGGTGATGTTCATGTCGGCGGACATCATCGTGAAGGCGGTGATGATCGGGCTTGCCTTCGCCTCGCTCGTGACCTGGACCGTCTTCATCGCGAAGTCGATCGAGCTGTCGGTCGCGTCCGCCAAGCTCCGTTCGGCACTGAAGAAGATCGCCGAGGTGCGCTCGCTCGCGGAAGCCCAGATGGCGCTCGGCACCAAGCAGGGCATCCTGCCGTCCTTCCTGGCGGCAGCGCTGCGCGAGGCGCGGATGTCGGCGGGCCTCTCCAGCGACACCGGCATCAAGGAGCGCGCGGCCTCGAGCTTCGCCGAGATCGTGCGCGCCGAACAGCGCCGCATTCGCATCGGCATGGGCTTCCTCGCCACCATCGGCTCGACGTCGCCCTTCGTCGGCCTGTTCGGTACCGTCTGGGGCATCATGAACAGCTTCATCGGCATCTCGAAGTCGCAGACGACGAACCTCGCTGTCGTCGCTCCCGGTATCGCCGAGGCACTGCTCGCGACCGCCATCGGCCTCGTCGCGGCGATCCCGGCCGTCATCATCTACAATCACTTCTCGCGCGTGACGAAGGGCTATCTCGAGCTCGTCAGCCGCGCCTCGGGAGCGGCGGCGCGGCTGTTGTCGCGTGATCTCGATCGCAGCCACGGCAGCGCACATTCGCGCGCGGCGGAGTAG
- the exbD gene encoding TonB system transport protein ExbD has protein sequence MAVSLTDNDDDDDFSETHDINVTPFIDVILVLLIIFMVAAPLSTVDLPIDLPTSSATPQKKPDKPTYVSIKPDLTLAIGENAVKRTDLVSSLDAIADMSKDKYVFLRADKAVPYGELMGVMEILRSGGYSRIKLVALEAPPAAAGPAQGAVQP, from the coding sequence ATGGCTGTCTCGCTCACCGACAACGATGACGACGACGACTTCTCGGAAACGCATGACATCAACGTCACGCCGTTCATCGACGTCATCCTGGTGCTGCTGATCATCTTCATGGTCGCGGCTCCCTTGTCGACGGTCGATCTGCCGATCGACCTGCCGACCTCGAGCGCGACGCCGCAGAAGAAGCCGGACAAGCCGACCTATGTCAGCATCAAGCCCGATCTGACGCTCGCGATCGGCGAAAACGCGGTCAAGCGGACCGACCTTGTCAGCTCGCTCGACGCCATCGCCGACATGAGCAAGGACAAATACGTGTTCCTGCGCGCCGACAAGGCCGTGCCCTACGGCGAGTTGATGGGCGTCATGGAAATCCTGCGGTCCGGCGGCTATTCTCGGATCAAGCTGGTGGCGCTCGAAGCACCTCCTGCGGCGGCTGGGCCGGCGCAGGGGGCGGTCCAACCCTGA
- a CDS encoding efflux RND transporter periplasmic adaptor subunit, with product MKKSRPILWIVIIAAVAGGGYYGWQRYSAAEAGKAQTAQKGPPRAPAVPVSVAPVQKADFPVYLTGLGTVQGFNTVQVRTRVDGQIDKIAFTEGQMVNQGDLLVEIDPRPFQAALDQAKAKKSQDEANLANANLDLQRYTKLGEFATRQQTDTQRSTVAQLTAQIAADEAAIANAQTQLDYTQVKSPITGVAGLRQVDLGNIVNASSQTGVVTIAQVEPITVIFTAPEDQLPYISEGQKSGELKVIAFTTDGKKTLAEGKLAVINNQVDTTSGTIRLKAVFDNKEHTLWPGQSVSTRLLVRTLKDATIVPDDAVLHSTNGLYAYTVGQDNKAEARKIKVNYSIDGSSVVEEGLSPGQQVITGGQYKVQPGSLVSTAVASSDPVQKSKVQQE from the coding sequence ATGAAAAAGTCACGGCCGATCCTGTGGATTGTCATCATCGCAGCTGTGGCCGGTGGCGGCTATTACGGCTGGCAGCGTTACTCGGCGGCTGAGGCCGGGAAAGCCCAGACCGCGCAGAAGGGCCCGCCGCGCGCGCCCGCCGTCCCCGTCAGCGTTGCGCCGGTCCAGAAGGCGGACTTCCCGGTCTACCTGACCGGCCTCGGCACGGTGCAGGGCTTCAACACCGTACAAGTCCGGACCCGGGTGGACGGCCAGATCGACAAGATCGCCTTCACCGAAGGTCAAATGGTCAACCAAGGCGATCTCCTGGTCGAGATCGATCCGCGCCCGTTCCAGGCCGCCCTCGATCAGGCCAAGGCCAAAAAATCGCAGGACGAGGCCAATCTCGCCAACGCCAATCTCGATCTGCAGCGCTACACCAAGCTCGGTGAATTCGCGACGCGGCAACAGACCGATACGCAACGCTCCACCGTTGCCCAGCTCACCGCCCAGATCGCCGCCGACGAAGCCGCGATCGCCAACGCCCAGACCCAGCTCGACTACACCCAGGTCAAGTCGCCGATCACCGGCGTCGCCGGCCTGCGCCAGGTCGACCTCGGCAACATCGTCAACGCCTCGAGCCAGACCGGCGTCGTCACCATCGCCCAGGTTGAGCCGATCACGGTGATCTTCACCGCGCCGGAAGACCAGCTGCCTTATATCAGCGAGGGCCAGAAGTCCGGCGAGCTCAAGGTGATCGCGTTCACCACCGACGGCAAGAAGACGCTGGCCGAGGGCAAGCTCGCCGTCATCAACAACCAGGTTGATACGACCAGCGGGACTATTCGGCTCAAGGCGGTGTTCGACAACAAGGAACACACGCTGTGGCCGGGGCAATCGGTGTCGACACGCCTGTTGGTGCGGACCCTGAAGGATGCGACCATCGTCCCCGATGACGCGGTGCTGCATTCGACCAACGGCCTCTACGCTTATACCGTCGGCCAGGACAACAAGGCCGAGGCACGCAAGATCAAGGTGAACTACTCCATCGACGGAAGTTCGGTCGTCGAGGAAGGTTTGAGCCCCGGTCAGCAAGTCATCACCGGCGGTCAGTATAAGGTGCAGCCCGGCAGCCTCGTTTCGACGGCCGTGGCGAGTTCGGATCCGGTTCAGAAAAGCAAGGTTCAGCAGGAATGA
- a CDS encoding Fe2+-dependent dioxygenase, translating into MLTCIDGVLSKEDVADFRRIMDASEWEDGRSTAGAQSAMVKRNEQLPPDSEVARKLGHRIISALTANPRFLAAAIPLQIFPPLFNRYAADSGHHFGLHVDNAIRGDRLTGLRIRTDLSVTLFLSEPEDYDGGELVIEDTYGSHEVKLPAGDCVLYPSTSLHLVTPVTRGARVASFFWLQSMIRDDQARSMIFDLDTAIQALVARLGRDDPETVKLTGIYHNLIRYWAEV; encoded by the coding sequence ATGCTGACATGCATAGACGGCGTCCTGAGCAAGGAAGATGTGGCGGATTTCCGCCGCATCATGGACGCCAGCGAATGGGAAGACGGCCGTTCCACCGCGGGCGCGCAGTCAGCAATGGTCAAGCGCAACGAGCAGTTGCCGCCGGATAGCGAGGTCGCGCGCAAGCTCGGCCATCGCATCATCTCGGCGTTGACGGCGAACCCGCGATTTCTGGCAGCCGCGATCCCGCTCCAGATCTTCCCGCCGCTGTTCAACCGCTATGCGGCGGACAGCGGCCATCATTTCGGCCTGCATGTCGACAACGCCATCCGCGGCGACCGGCTGACCGGCCTTCGCATCCGCACGGATCTGTCGGTCACGCTGTTCCTGAGCGAGCCCGAGGATTACGACGGTGGCGAACTTGTGATCGAGGACACCTACGGCTCGCACGAAGTCAAGTTGCCAGCCGGGGACTGCGTGCTCTATCCCTCGACCAGCCTGCATCTGGTCACGCCGGTGACCAGGGGGGCGCGGGTTGCGTCTTTCTTCTGGCTCCAGAGCATGATACGGGACGATCAAGCTCGCAGCATGATCTTTGATCTCGACACCGCCATTCAGGCGCTGGTGGCACGGCTCGGGCGTGACGATCCCGAAACGGTCAAATTGACGGGTATCTATCACAACCTCATTCGCTACTGGGCCGAAGTATGA
- a CDS encoding TonB-dependent receptor, which translates to MGVTRTPRSLRSVAVRKSLGSNLDGATGKTVSAVASLIAAASVSTGAQAQQTNLPPVNVDAPKERPRSTAAKPTPDQVRARNALRRAAQRQQAATGPVVDANGPAPDRNPYADPAAPYKVDHVQAGGKFPEKLVDTPKSITVLSKEVLEDKNATTLKQAILSTAGVTLGTGEGGNAFGDRFFIRGFDARNDIFIDGVRDSGVSVRENFFTEQVEILRGPGSTFAGRGVAGGAINIVTKQAVTEKSFYNMDTTFGTDRTKRVVLDVNQVVDPTFAIRAGGLFQDAGVAGRDYVTDNRDGAFVATTWKPTDAIKITTDYIHTELTGRPDFGVPYYRPSATSTAGGPFPDFGANRRNWYGEINRDFYRTGQDIGTINAEVQITPDLMVSNKFRASSSSQNYIGTLPESPVIGTPLSASTVTSNPQSRIQVTDVLANQTEATYKFQDGVGFKHTALAGIEVDRERSSIDKYLGLTTETVGTPLSASGSPTNTNVFFPQNTFLSFPTPSVAGLPTKIGIDTVSGYVMDSANYRDLLILNGGFRYDNYSINTSGYTAVSGVNKFGTQSAEFLIPNFNLGLTLKPLPNGSVYVAYATSANPVGAEFDGTSTAYGGLSPFLNGSTNQIFGPEKNKAIELGTKWELFDRHLLLTAALFQTTKENAREAQNITAATATATCPYPVTVPATTGTVSCITAGAAYRIRGIDLGVGGKLTDRWSVFGGLVLMQSEITKSLAPSPNIALYPTNVGLKLANVAHQSFSLLTKYQLTDVWELGGQAVYRSEIYGGTLLAANQGTSIPSYWRFDAFAEAKINKNWQVKLFVNNIFDKRYYDALYQSAAPFVLEAPGRAAYVVLSARY; encoded by the coding sequence ATGGGCGTTACAAGAACACCGCGGTCGTTGCGTTCGGTCGCGGTTCGGAAATCATTGGGCAGCAATCTCGATGGCGCGACCGGCAAGACCGTGTCTGCCGTCGCGAGCCTGATTGCGGCCGCGTCCGTCTCGACCGGCGCGCAGGCGCAACAGACCAATCTGCCTCCCGTGAACGTCGATGCGCCCAAGGAACGTCCGCGCTCCACCGCTGCAAAGCCGACACCCGACCAGGTCCGTGCCCGCAACGCGCTGCGTCGCGCCGCGCAGCGCCAGCAGGCGGCAACAGGCCCGGTCGTCGATGCGAACGGTCCGGCACCCGATCGCAATCCGTATGCAGACCCCGCTGCACCCTACAAGGTCGACCACGTCCAGGCGGGCGGCAAGTTTCCCGAGAAGCTGGTCGATACGCCGAAGTCGATCACCGTGCTCAGCAAGGAAGTGCTCGAGGACAAGAACGCCACGACGCTGAAGCAGGCGATTTTGAGCACCGCTGGCGTGACCCTGGGCACGGGCGAGGGCGGCAACGCCTTCGGCGACCGCTTCTTTATTCGCGGTTTCGACGCCCGCAACGACATCTTCATCGACGGCGTGCGCGATTCTGGCGTCAGCGTCCGTGAGAACTTCTTCACCGAGCAGGTCGAGATCTTGCGCGGCCCCGGCTCGACCTTTGCGGGCCGCGGTGTTGCCGGTGGTGCGATCAACATCGTCACCAAGCAGGCGGTGACGGAGAAGAGCTTCTACAACATGGACACCACGTTTGGCACCGACAGGACCAAGCGTGTTGTGCTCGACGTCAACCAGGTGGTCGATCCAACCTTTGCCATCCGTGCAGGTGGGTTGTTCCAGGATGCCGGTGTGGCTGGCCGCGACTACGTCACGGACAACCGTGATGGTGCCTTCGTCGCTACGACTTGGAAGCCGACCGACGCGATCAAGATTACGACCGACTACATTCATACCGAACTGACTGGCCGTCCGGATTTCGGCGTGCCGTATTACCGGCCCAGCGCGACGTCGACTGCCGGCGGTCCGTTCCCGGACTTCGGTGCGAACCGCAGAAACTGGTATGGCGAGATCAACCGCGACTTCTACCGGACCGGTCAGGACATCGGCACGATCAACGCGGAAGTGCAGATCACCCCCGATCTGATGGTCAGCAACAAGTTCCGCGCTTCCAGCTCGAGCCAAAACTACATCGGAACTCTGCCGGAATCGCCCGTGATCGGCACGCCCTTGTCGGCCTCCACGGTGACGTCCAACCCGCAGAGTCGTATTCAGGTTACCGACGTGCTCGCCAATCAGACGGAGGCGACTTACAAATTCCAGGATGGAGTCGGCTTCAAGCATACCGCGCTGGCGGGTATCGAAGTCGATCGTGAGAGATCATCGATCGACAAATATCTTGGACTCACCACCGAGACGGTCGGCACTCCCTTAAGCGCATCCGGATCGCCGACAAACACGAACGTGTTCTTTCCCCAAAACACGTTCTTGTCGTTCCCGACCCCGTCGGTCGCGGGCCTGCCGACCAAGATCGGCATCGACACCGTTAGCGGCTATGTCATGGATAGCGCGAACTATCGCGATCTCCTGATCCTCAATGGCGGCTTCCGCTACGACAATTACAGCATCAATACGTCGGGATACACAGCGGTCTCCGGCGTCAACAAGTTCGGCACGCAGTCCGCCGAATTCCTGATTCCAAACTTCAACCTGGGTCTTACACTTAAGCCGCTTCCGAACGGCAGCGTCTATGTAGCGTATGCGACCTCGGCAAACCCAGTTGGCGCGGAATTCGACGGAACCAGCACCGCCTATGGCGGTCTCTCACCGTTCCTCAACGGCAGCACGAACCAGATTTTCGGGCCGGAGAAGAACAAGGCGATCGAACTCGGAACGAAGTGGGAGCTGTTCGACCGTCATCTTTTGCTGACGGCAGCGCTGTTTCAGACCACCAAGGAAAATGCCCGCGAGGCGCAGAACATCACCGCGGCGACGGCAACCGCGACCTGTCCCTACCCGGTGACCGTCCCGGCCACGACCGGCACGGTGTCTTGTATCACGGCAGGCGCAGCTTACCGCATTCGCGGCATCGATCTCGGTGTCGGCGGCAAGCTCACCGACAGATGGAGCGTATTCGGCGGCCTCGTCCTGATGCAGTCGGAGATTACGAAGTCGCTGGCGCCGTCGCCCAACATCGCGCTTTATCCGACCAACGTCGGACTCAAGCTTGCCAACGTTGCGCACCAATCCTTCAGCTTGTTGACCAAATATCAGCTCACCGATGTCTGGGAACTCGGGGGGCAAGCAGTGTACCGCTCGGAGATCTACGGCGGCACGTTGCTCGCTGCAAACCAGGGCACGTCGATCCCGAGCTACTGGCGCTTCGACGCGTTCGCCGAAGCGAAGATCAACAAGAACTGGCAGGTCAAACTGTTCGTCAACAACATCTTCGACAAGCGCTACTACGACGCGTTGTACCAGAGCGCCGCGCCCTTCGTGCTGGAAGCACCGGGACGCGCGGCCTATGTGGTCCTTTCGGCGCGCTACTGA